In one Chelmon rostratus isolate fCheRos1 chromosome 7, fCheRos1.pri, whole genome shotgun sequence genomic region, the following are encoded:
- the chp2 gene encoding calcineurin B homologous protein 2 encodes MGSGSSSVNDIPDSRQLMQETGFSAATILRLYERFDFLDKDKSGKLRPQDFGAVRELALNPIGDRIISSFFSPGQETVDFASFVRILAHFRPAETNRSRDGAQKEPANSSTRKLKFAFQLYDQDRDGKISRAELLQVLRAMLEMQVTEEQLQSIAERAIREADLDKDDAISFDEFRKSLEKVNIDHMMSIRFLR; translated from the exons ATGGGCTCCGGCAGCTCCAGCGTGAACGACATCCCCGACAGCCGCCAGCTGATGCAGGAAACCGGCT TCTCTGCTGCCACCATCCTTCGTCTCTATGAGAGGTTTGACTTTCTGGACAAAGACAAGAGTGGAAAGCTCAG GCCTCAGGACTTCGGAGCAGTCCGGGAACTGGCCCTGAACCCCATCGGAGACCGAATCATCagctcctttttctctcccgG acaggaaacagtggACTTTGCGTCCTTCGTTCGGATTCTGGCTCATTTCCGTCCCGCGGAAACAAACCGAAGCAGAGACGGAGCCCAGAAGGAGCCGGCCAACAGCAGCACCAGGAAGCTCAAAT TTGCTTTCCAGTTGTATGATCaggacagagatggaaagatCTCCAGAGCGGAGCTTCTTCAG GTGTTGCGGGCGATGCTGGAGATGCAGgtgacagaggagcagctgcagagcatcGCCGAGCGAGCCATCCGGGAGGCCGACCTGGACAAAGACGACGCCATCTCCTTCGACGAGTTCCGAAAG TCGCTGGAGAAAGTGAACATCGATCACATGATGAGTATTCGCTTCCTGAGGTAA